The proteins below come from a single uncultured Sunxiuqinia sp. genomic window:
- a CDS encoding RNA polymerase sigma-70 factor, translating to MFDFDTIFKEYHQPLVLYAHKFVNNEEISLDLVQDVFALIWEKQKLNLDEEHLKAYLFRSTRNACLNFLKHQKVMKKHQRFSALVELEIRHFESGEKSLIEKESLAKIYGAIDSLSPIQREVIELSRFEGLKNKEIAKRLNIPVRTVETRLFRALASLKEKLSKKSFRILLIM from the coding sequence ATGTTCGATTTCGACACGATTTTTAAAGAGTATCACCAGCCACTGGTTCTATATGCTCATAAGTTTGTCAACAACGAAGAAATATCTTTGGATCTGGTTCAAGATGTTTTTGCCTTAATTTGGGAGAAACAAAAGCTGAATTTAGATGAGGAACACCTGAAGGCCTATTTGTTTCGTTCAACCCGTAATGCGTGTCTCAACTTCCTCAAGCATCAAAAGGTCATGAAAAAGCATCAGCGGTTTTCCGCATTGGTTGAATTGGAAATCCGGCATTTTGAAAGTGGCGAAAAGTCGTTGATTGAAAAGGAAAGCCTTGCCAAAATCTATGGAGCGATTGACTCCTTGTCGCCTATCCAACGTGAAGTTATTGAGCTGAGCCGTTTTGAAGGACTGAAAAACAAAGAGATTGCCAAGCGACTCAATATCCCTGTACGCACGGTCGAAACCCGCCTGTTTCGTGCCTTAGCTTCGCTGAAAGAAAAACTTTCTAAAAAATCATTTCGTATTCTTCTCATTATGTGA
- a CDS encoding uroporphyrinogen-III synthase, whose protein sequence is MSTNDESNILKDRTVICTYPQRKHDRFYEMLVQTGATVHAMPMIETSSTPFKTKRKLTDYDWLVFTSKNAVSSFVYSHPELSNKIAAIGLKTAEMLMQKGIVPTFVGSGKSSGDFAYEFMSKLKGNERVLLILGNLAKDTLLHKFKQKANVERINVYETRFVQSVDSKILNLVESNQYDALIATSPSAVKALIEKIKISPKQLRFISIGTTTTAAINEYQATALTTAKKPSYLGLAETTIQYLKSNKTTIKD, encoded by the coding sequence ATGTCAACAAATGATGAAAGTAACATATTAAAAGACCGAACGGTCATTTGCACTTATCCTCAACGGAAGCATGATCGGTTTTATGAAATGCTTGTTCAAACCGGAGCAACCGTACATGCTATGCCAATGATCGAAACCTCTTCGACACCATTCAAAACGAAACGAAAACTAACCGATTATGATTGGCTGGTTTTTACCAGTAAAAATGCGGTATCATCCTTTGTATACAGCCACCCGGAGCTGTCGAATAAAATAGCAGCCATAGGCCTTAAAACGGCCGAAATGCTTATGCAAAAAGGAATCGTTCCTACTTTTGTAGGATCTGGAAAATCATCCGGGGACTTTGCCTATGAATTTATGTCAAAGCTCAAGGGAAATGAACGAGTATTATTAATCCTTGGAAATCTGGCAAAAGACACGTTACTGCATAAATTCAAACAAAAAGCGAATGTGGAGCGGATTAACGTTTATGAAACTCGTTTTGTCCAATCCGTTGATTCAAAAATCCTTAATTTAGTCGAATCAAATCAATACGATGCATTAATTGCGACCAGTCCTTCGGCTGTAAAAGCGCTAATTGAAAAGATAAAAATAAGTCCAAAACAATTACGTTTTATCAGTATTGGAACAACAACAACCGCTGCAATCAATGAATATCAAGCTACAGCATTGACAACAGCAAAAAAGCCAAGTTATTTGGGATTAGCAGAAACAACCATTCAGTATTTAAAATCGAATAAAACGACCATAAAAGACTAA
- a CDS encoding FecR domain-containing protein, whose protein sequence is MNETTTHEGLIACYLNGDYTAADEKALLEWIASSPENKKRFLEIKDTWDTSLRVEQRNTEQLLKFYQRQALQKRTRSFPAWLPGAVAAAVLLIGFFLGSVLQPGFFSQKAQVESYYVPQGSKSELVLADGTKVKMNAGSRLEISPDFSAKNRVIRLNGEAYFEVSSDPGHPFTVETEKFDVLVTGTKFNVSSYAEDQEISATLSEGKIKLTTASKQVLHLKPGDKVSFDQKTMQAKLEKADITSELAWVNGEFIFKDIPFPDLVKRLERWYDVKLNYQSTELEAMTYSGKFKNQETIWQVLDALKLTSPIGYKKTNFRAFELIYQPMK, encoded by the coding sequence ATGAACGAGACAACAACACATGAAGGATTAATCGCCTGTTATTTAAACGGCGATTATACAGCAGCCGATGAAAAGGCACTTTTGGAATGGATCGCTTCCAGCCCGGAGAACAAAAAGCGTTTTCTTGAAATAAAAGATACCTGGGATACCAGCTTAAGAGTTGAGCAACGCAATACAGAACAGCTTCTGAAATTTTATCAACGGCAAGCACTCCAAAAGCGAACCCGTTCGTTTCCAGCTTGGTTACCAGGAGCTGTTGCAGCAGCAGTACTGCTAATCGGATTTTTCCTGGGTAGTGTTTTGCAACCAGGATTTTTTAGTCAAAAAGCCCAAGTTGAATCTTATTATGTGCCCCAGGGATCGAAATCGGAGTTAGTATTGGCCGACGGAACCAAGGTAAAAATGAATGCCGGTAGCCGTTTGGAGATCAGTCCTGATTTTTCTGCAAAAAACCGGGTAATCCGATTGAATGGTGAAGCTTATTTTGAAGTATCATCGGATCCGGGTCATCCCTTTACCGTTGAAACTGAGAAGTTCGATGTGTTGGTCACCGGGACCAAATTCAATGTCAGCAGCTACGCGGAAGATCAAGAGATAAGTGCTACCCTTTCCGAGGGAAAAATAAAACTGACTACGGCCAGTAAGCAGGTTCTTCATTTAAAACCGGGAGATAAAGTCAGCTTTGACCAAAAGACCATGCAAGCTAAGTTGGAGAAAGCCGATATTACTTCCGAATTAGCTTGGGTGAATGGAGAGTTCATTTTCAAGGATATTCCTTTTCCTGATTTAGTCAAACGTCTGGAAAGGTGGTATGATGTCAAACTAAATTATCAATCAACCGAATTGGAGGCTATGACTTATTCCGGGAAATTTAAGAATCAGGAAACGATATGGCAGGTACTGGATGCCCTGAAACTAACCAGCCCGATCGGTTATAAAAAGACAAATTTCAGAGCATTTGAATTAATATATCAACCTATGAAGTAA
- the hemE gene encoding uroporphyrinogen decarboxylase gives MQSLFLDTLQGKKTERPPVWFMRQAGRVLPNYNQLKEKYTFRELMDDAKLSAEVTLMPIQDLGVDAAILFSDILVIPNAMGMELEFTDHGPVFNNPLKGLSKPADHLNPDPAKLEYIYGAIDEVIRQRPANIPLIGFCGAPLTTMCYMLQGFSSNPNFPDAIKFLFQHKKEAKRLIDAIADFSVIYAKKQVEHGISAFQLFETHANLIPVKLYNELFMPAVVKISRAVRETGTPFIFFPKGIGTGLKYMTPDIADFVSIDWQMPIEDAREIVHAEVGLQGNLDPRHLYASQEEIALELEKYKPFFQKNHKWIFNLGHGFLPDIPYENAKFVVNWIKSTKW, from the coding sequence ATGCAATCACTATTTTTAGATACACTTCAAGGGAAAAAAACGGAACGCCCCCCGGTTTGGTTTATGCGCCAAGCCGGACGGGTTTTACCCAATTATAATCAGTTGAAGGAAAAATACACCTTCCGCGAGTTGATGGATGATGCCAAGCTGTCTGCTGAAGTCACCTTGATGCCGATTCAGGATTTGGGCGTTGATGCCGCCATCTTGTTTTCCGACATTTTGGTGATTCCGAATGCCATGGGCATGGAACTGGAATTTACCGACCATGGGCCGGTATTCAACAATCCATTAAAAGGGCTGAGTAAACCAGCCGATCACCTGAATCCTGATCCTGCCAAATTGGAGTATATCTACGGAGCGATTGATGAAGTTATTCGTCAACGACCTGCGAACATCCCGTTGATTGGCTTTTGTGGGGCACCGCTAACCACAATGTGTTACATGCTACAGGGCTTCAGCTCCAACCCCAACTTTCCCGATGCTATCAAGTTTCTGTTTCAACATAAAAAGGAAGCCAAACGGCTAATTGATGCAATTGCTGATTTTTCGGTCATCTATGCGAAAAAGCAAGTGGAGCACGGCATTAGTGCATTCCAGTTGTTCGAAACGCATGCCAACCTAATTCCGGTGAAGCTATACAACGAACTGTTTATGCCGGCTGTAGTCAAAATTAGTCGTGCTGTTCGCGAAACCGGTACGCCATTTATCTTTTTCCCAAAAGGCATTGGTACCGGTTTGAAATACATGACCCCGGATATTGCTGATTTTGTAAGCATCGACTGGCAAATGCCGATTGAAGATGCCCGCGAAATTGTACACGCCGAAGTTGGTTTGCAGGGAAACCTGGATCCCCGCCACCTGTATGCCAGCCAGGAAGAAATTGCCCTGGAATTGGAAAAATACAAACCTTTTTTCCAGAAGAATCACAAATGGATTTTCAACCTGGGACATGGATTTTTACCGGATATTCCCTACGAAAATGCCAAGTTTGTGGTCAATTGGATAAAAAGTACCAAGTGGTAA
- the hemB gene encoding porphobilinogen synthase: MSFPITRLRRLRKTAAIRNMVRETEVNRDDLIMPYFVVPGENISNPIKSMPGNFQLSIDLLVKEVKDLVERTGVDKILLFGIPSEKDETGAVACQHDAIVPQAIRAIKAELPEVVIVADVCNCEYTKHGHCGTIVDGDVDNDSTLKTLAAQSVTLAKSGADIIAPSDMMDGRVAAIRTALDENGFQNTPIMAYSAKYASGFYGPFRDAADSAPQFGDRNTYQMDPANGDEALREVETDLEEGADMVMVKPALSYMDIISRVKTTYNVPVVAYNVSGEFSMVKATAANGWIDEQRLIKEILTSLKRAGADVIITYHAKEFVLSELEKGNRV; encoded by the coding sequence ATGAGCTTTCCAATTACACGACTCAGAAGATTAAGAAAAACAGCAGCCATCAGAAACATGGTGCGCGAAACCGAAGTGAATCGCGATGATTTAATTATGCCTTACTTCGTGGTTCCCGGCGAAAATATCAGTAATCCAATCAAATCAATGCCGGGCAACTTTCAATTGTCGATTGACTTGTTGGTGAAAGAAGTAAAAGACCTGGTTGAGCGAACAGGCGTTGATAAAATCTTACTTTTTGGTATTCCTTCCGAGAAAGATGAAACCGGAGCAGTAGCTTGCCAGCATGATGCAATTGTTCCGCAAGCCATTCGGGCAATTAAAGCGGAACTACCTGAGGTGGTTATCGTGGCTGATGTGTGCAACTGCGAATACACCAAACACGGACACTGCGGAACCATTGTCGATGGCGATGTAGACAATGACAGCACGCTGAAAACACTGGCAGCACAGTCTGTTACTCTGGCAAAATCCGGCGCTGATATTATTGCACCAAGTGATATGATGGATGGTCGTGTAGCTGCCATCCGCACGGCATTAGATGAAAATGGCTTTCAAAATACACCAATCATGGCTTATTCGGCCAAATATGCGTCGGGTTTTTACGGACCTTTCCGCGATGCTGCAGACAGTGCACCCCAATTTGGTGACCGGAATACGTACCAGATGGATCCGGCCAATGGCGATGAAGCTCTTCGCGAAGTGGAAACTGACTTAGAAGAAGGAGCCGACATGGTAATGGTCAAGCCTGCATTAAGCTATATGGATATCATCAGCCGGGTGAAAACAACCTATAATGTACCGGTAGTGGCCTACAATGTAAGTGGCGAATTTTCGATGGTAAAAGCTACTGCTGCCAATGGCTGGATTGACGAGCAACGACTGATCAAAGAAATACTGACTTCCCTAAAACGCGCAGGCGCTGACGTGATTATCACCTACCACGCCAAGGAATTTGTTTTAAGTGAACTTGAAAAAGGAAACCGGGTATAA
- a CDS encoding TonB-dependent receptor, whose amino-acid sequence MKKKRINGSHAPWADVPKIYRIMKLICLLMLAALLQVSAASYAQKTKLSVSGENLTIEQVLGQIEDQSEFSFFYNNQEVDLTKIVTLDLKNQTIDRVLEFLMDESGLTYTVNNKLIIIHQRQDSEMTELVNQVGSVSGKVTDTSGQPLPGVSVLIKGTVQGTVTSFDGSYTLANVPADATLQFSFVGMRNEEIVVGTQTTINVVLEEDAIGIDEVVAIGYGTQKKKLTTGANINVGSDDLVQQSTSEALEAIQSQSPGVNIVQNSGMPGEGFKVNIRGLGTIGNSQPLYVIDGVAGGDINNISPSDIESIDILKDAASAAIYGSRAANGVVLVTTKQGHVGQLQVTYDGFYGVQQIENLAKPLNAQQFMDMYNEERVVSGRSAVDFASAIPALYQKIQSGEWNGTNWMEEAYNENAPIQNHAINISGGSNQSVFSMGFSYSSQEGVFGKPVEPKYERYTVRLNSDHVLYEKNGMEVLKVGQTLNYSYSKKGGIAIGGMYYNDVRNMLAGNPLVPVYNDEGAYYALDDLKDSGLADLSSRIYNPLAQMHLNRGMNEGKNYNINGSAYLQVQPIKGLVFRSNYGYRFNGNSYRQYQPEYTLAGDVSLSPGRIQQTAGTGHNWTFENTLNYKFNKSDHGLDILVGQSIEKWGLGTNMDVTNAYPTFIGFEYAFLDNTDGLTTGVTNIAGGPLDRGQLASFFGRVNYDYNEKYLLTLVMRADGSSNFTKGNRWGYFPSVAAGWLISEEAFLANSDVLDFLKLRTSWGQNGNSTIDPFQYLALVGFDVENNYRFGDNRSEMQLGGYPAILPNTDVAWETSEQLNIGVDAYFLDSRFQVVLDYYKKTTKDWLVRQPLPAILGAEAPFYNGGDIENKGFELALRWNDRINDFNYGAHFNISKNDNEVTRLGNAAGFIQSDGSIISQGTDPVWRVETGFPVGYFYGYETAGVFQNQQQIDNWTSGFLQADPEPGDVIFVDSNRDGVVTPDDKTMMGNPHPDFRIGFGLNFEYKGFSLAVTGKGAFGHQILKSYRSFADNEFQNYTDHILNRWHGEGTSNKLPRMSAGNTTNRINVSQIYVEDGDFVKIQNLTVGYDFKNLMPRLPFGEARLYLTGRNLITFTDYSGMDPEVGYGDEQPFVSGIDLGFYPSPRTYLIGVNLKF is encoded by the coding sequence ATGAAAAAAAAACGAATCAACGGGAGTCATGCCCCTTGGGCTGATGTTCCAAAAATTTATCGTATTATGAAACTAATCTGTTTGTTAATGCTGGCGGCCTTATTACAGGTTTCGGCGGCAAGCTATGCTCAAAAAACGAAGCTTAGTGTGTCCGGAGAGAACCTGACAATCGAGCAGGTTTTAGGACAGATTGAAGACCAGTCTGAATTCTCTTTTTTCTACAACAATCAGGAAGTCGATTTGACAAAAATTGTCACCTTAGATTTAAAGAACCAAACCATTGACCGGGTTTTAGAGTTTCTGATGGATGAATCCGGATTAACTTATACCGTGAATAATAAGTTGATTATTATTCATCAACGGCAAGATTCGGAAATGACGGAATTGGTAAACCAAGTAGGGTCGGTTTCCGGAAAAGTTACTGACACCTCCGGTCAACCGCTTCCAGGTGTCAGCGTTTTGATCAAAGGAACCGTTCAAGGAACCGTCACTAGCTTTGATGGAAGTTATACCCTGGCAAATGTTCCTGCAGATGCCACTTTGCAGTTTTCTTTTGTCGGAATGCGCAACGAAGAGATTGTCGTTGGCACACAAACGACAATCAACGTCGTGTTGGAAGAAGATGCGATTGGCATTGACGAAGTGGTGGCTATTGGATACGGTACCCAAAAGAAAAAGCTGACAACTGGTGCAAACATTAATGTTGGTTCCGACGATCTTGTACAGCAAAGCACGAGCGAAGCACTTGAAGCGATCCAGAGTCAGTCTCCGGGTGTCAATATTGTTCAGAACTCGGGTATGCCTGGTGAAGGATTCAAAGTGAATATTCGCGGACTAGGAACAATTGGTAACTCGCAACCATTATATGTTATTGATGGTGTTGCAGGAGGAGATATTAACAATATCAGCCCGTCGGATATCGAGTCAATCGACATTCTGAAAGATGCTGCTTCGGCCGCAATCTATGGGTCGCGCGCTGCCAATGGTGTAGTCTTGGTTACCACCAAGCAGGGGCATGTTGGCCAATTGCAAGTGACCTACGACGGCTTTTATGGTGTTCAGCAGATTGAAAATTTAGCAAAACCGCTCAATGCCCAGCAATTTATGGACATGTACAATGAAGAGCGGGTTGTTTCCGGAAGAAGTGCCGTGGATTTTGCCAGTGCTATTCCTGCTTTATACCAGAAAATTCAAAGTGGCGAATGGAATGGGACCAATTGGATGGAAGAAGCATACAATGAAAATGCGCCCATTCAGAACCACGCAATCAATATCAGTGGCGGTTCAAACCAGTCTGTTTTCTCCATGGGCTTTTCCTATTCATCACAAGAAGGTGTTTTTGGTAAACCTGTGGAACCAAAATATGAACGCTACACCGTCAGGTTGAATAGCGACCACGTACTTTATGAGAAAAATGGGATGGAAGTCCTAAAAGTGGGACAAACCTTAAACTACAGCTACAGTAAAAAAGGAGGAATTGCAATCGGAGGAATGTACTACAATGACGTACGCAACATGCTGGCAGGAAATCCACTGGTGCCAGTTTACAACGATGAAGGAGCCTACTATGCTCTTGATGATTTGAAGGATTCAGGATTGGCAGATCTATCTTCACGGATTTATAACCCTTTGGCGCAAATGCACCTAAACAGGGGTATGAACGAAGGGAAAAACTACAACATCAACGGTAGTGCCTATCTCCAAGTTCAGCCGATTAAAGGCTTAGTATTCCGGAGCAATTATGGATACCGATTTAATGGAAATAGTTATCGCCAATATCAGCCTGAATATACGCTCGCCGGAGATGTTTCATTGAGCCCCGGACGTATTCAACAGACAGCGGGAACTGGCCATAATTGGACTTTTGAAAATACCTTAAATTATAAATTTAATAAAAGTGATCATGGCTTAGATATTCTTGTTGGCCAATCGATAGAGAAATGGGGCTTGGGAACAAATATGGATGTGACAAATGCCTATCCTACATTTATCGGTTTCGAATATGCTTTTCTTGACAATACTGATGGCCTGACAACCGGTGTCACCAACATCGCAGGAGGCCCGCTTGACAGAGGCCAGTTAGCTTCTTTCTTCGGCAGGGTGAACTATGACTACAATGAGAAGTACTTGTTAACATTGGTGATGAGAGCTGACGGTTCTTCCAATTTCACCAAGGGTAATCGCTGGGGATATTTTCCGTCTGTTGCTGCTGGTTGGCTAATCAGCGAGGAAGCTTTTTTGGCGAATAGTGACGTGCTCGATTTTCTCAAGCTTCGAACAAGTTGGGGGCAAAATGGAAACTCAACTATCGATCCATTCCAATATTTGGCCCTTGTTGGATTCGACGTTGAGAACAACTACCGCTTTGGTGACAACAGAAGCGAAATGCAGCTTGGAGGTTATCCGGCAATTCTACCCAATACAGACGTAGCATGGGAAACTTCAGAGCAGTTGAACATCGGTGTGGATGCTTACTTCCTCGATTCCCGGTTTCAGGTAGTCTTGGATTATTACAAAAAAACAACCAAAGACTGGTTGGTTCGTCAGCCGCTGCCTGCAATTTTGGGAGCTGAAGCTCCGTTCTATAATGGTGGGGATATTGAAAACAAAGGTTTTGAATTGGCGCTGCGATGGAATGACCGCATTAATGATTTTAATTACGGAGCACATTTCAACATCTCAAAAAATGACAATGAAGTGACCAGGCTGGGTAATGCGGCCGGGTTTATTCAAAGTGATGGAAGTATAATTTCTCAAGGAACTGATCCTGTATGGCGTGTAGAAACCGGATTTCCGGTCGGATATTTCTATGGCTACGAAACAGCCGGAGTATTCCAGAACCAACAGCAAATTGATAACTGGACATCAGGCTTCTTGCAAGCAGATCCGGAGCCGGGAGATGTGATCTTTGTTGATTCTAACCGCGATGGAGTGGTAACTCCCGACGACAAAACCATGATGGGTAATCCACACCCTGATTTTAGAATCGGTTTTGGCCTCAATTTCGAGTACAAGGGCTTTAGTCTGGCAGTGACCGGTAAAGGCGCCTTTGGCCATCAAATCCTGAAGTCGTACCGTTCATTTGCCGACAATGAATTCCAAAACTATACCGATCATATTCTGAATCGCTGGCATGGTGAAGGAACTTCGAATAAATTACCTCGGATGTCGGCTGGTAATACGACCAACCGGATTAATGTGTCACAAATTTACGTAGAAGATGGTGATTTCGTTAAAATACAAAATTTGACGGTTGGGTATGATTTTAAAAATTTGATGCCAAGATTGCCCTTCGGTGAGGCCCGTTTATATTTGACCGGACGTAATTTGATTACTTTCACAGACTATTCAGGAATGGATCCTGAAGTGGGTTACGGGGACGAACAGCCATTTGTATCAGGTATCGATTTAGGATTTTATCCTTCTCCACGTACGTACCTAATTGGGGTAAACCTGAAATTTTAA
- the hemL gene encoding glutamate-1-semialdehyde 2,1-aminomutase: MTYEKSIQAFDKAKKRIPGGVNSPVRAFKSVDADPVFIAKAKGAKVWDIDGNEYLDFVSSWGPLILGHANDKIVKAVQQSAELGTSYGAPTLIENEIAELIVSMIPSIDKVRMVNSGTEATMSALRLARGFTGRDKVVKFAGCFHGHADSFLIKAGSGAITLGLPDSPGVTKATAKDTLTADYNNLESVEKLFKEHGDHIAAIILEPVAGNMGVVLPEEGFLKGLKKITQQYGALLIFDEVITGFRLSAGGAQKRFGVEPDLTTLGKIIGGGLPVGAYGGREEIMNQLAPDGPVYQAGTLSGNPLAMAAGLVMLTTLKKNPSIYEDLERKAAKLEAGLRANLAKTGVSGVINRIGSMMTLFFTENETVKSFEDAMTSDTSKYASYFKKSLESGIYLAPSQFECLFVSDAHTDEDIETIIAANEKALRSL, translated from the coding sequence ATGACATACGAAAAAAGTATACAAGCATTCGACAAAGCAAAAAAAAGAATACCCGGAGGCGTTAACTCTCCGGTTCGTGCTTTCAAAAGCGTAGATGCCGATCCGGTATTTATTGCCAAAGCCAAAGGTGCAAAAGTGTGGGATATTGATGGTAACGAATACCTCGACTTTGTATCCTCCTGGGGACCGCTAATCTTGGGACATGCCAACGACAAAATTGTAAAAGCAGTGCAGCAATCTGCGGAGCTGGGAACCAGCTATGGTGCCCCTACCCTCATCGAGAATGAAATAGCCGAGCTGATTGTCAGCATGATTCCTTCGATCGATAAAGTTCGTATGGTAAACTCCGGAACGGAAGCAACCATGAGCGCGCTGCGATTGGCTCGCGGATTTACTGGTCGGGATAAGGTCGTGAAGTTTGCCGGCTGTTTCCATGGACATGCCGACAGTTTCTTAATTAAAGCCGGATCGGGAGCCATTACTCTCGGATTGCCTGATAGCCCGGGAGTAACAAAAGCGACAGCAAAAGACACACTAACGGCAGATTACAACAATCTCGAATCAGTTGAAAAACTTTTTAAGGAACACGGCGACCATATTGCTGCAATTATTCTCGAGCCGGTAGCCGGAAACATGGGAGTTGTACTTCCGGAAGAAGGTTTTCTAAAAGGCTTGAAAAAAATAACTCAACAATACGGTGCACTGCTTATTTTTGATGAAGTGATCACTGGATTCCGATTATCGGCCGGTGGTGCTCAAAAACGGTTTGGAGTGGAACCAGACCTGACAACCCTCGGTAAAATTATTGGCGGAGGCTTACCTGTTGGAGCTTATGGCGGACGCGAAGAAATTATGAACCAACTAGCACCGGATGGCCCGGTTTATCAGGCCGGAACACTATCTGGAAACCCATTAGCCATGGCTGCCGGGTTAGTCATGTTAACGACCTTGAAAAAGAATCCTTCGATATACGAAGATCTGGAACGTAAGGCTGCCAAACTGGAAGCCGGATTAAGAGCCAATCTTGCAAAAACAGGCGTGTCGGGTGTTATTAACCGAATTGGGTCGATGATGACCTTGTTCTTCACCGAAAATGAAACCGTGAAAAGCTTCGAAGATGCGATGACCTCTGACACCTCTAAATATGCCAGCTATTTCAAAAAATCATTGGAAAGTGGGATCTATTTGGCTCCATCGCAATTTGAGTGCCTGTTTGTATCTGACGCTCACACCGACGAGGATATCGAAACTATTATTGCGGCTAACGAAAAAGCGTTAAGAAGCCTGTAA